In bacterium, a single window of DNA contains:
- a CDS encoding sulfite exporter TauE/SafE family protein: MLLADGAWLGLAFALGLVHAFDADHVMALSVLASEPDERRGGLRAGLRWALGHGAVLLAIGALLFVFGWALPEAGRVAAERLVGVVMIGLGLAVFWRLARRDTHLHFHRHDGIPPHAHWHVHAARSPHPGPEAHQHEHTASLVGALHGLAGSAPVLALLPASARSPLAGLAYLLLFSLGVGLAMALASGLLGTLVSNLARRQQRRALQGLRAASGAGSIAIGGWLALVG; this comes from the coding sequence GTGCTCCTCGCGGACGGTGCCTGGCTCGGCCTCGCCTTCGCGCTCGGGCTGGTCCACGCCTTCGACGCGGACCACGTGATGGCGCTCTCGGTCCTCGCGAGCGAGCCGGACGAGCGGCGCGGCGGCCTCCGCGCGGGACTCCGCTGGGCGCTGGGACACGGCGCGGTCCTGCTCGCGATCGGGGCGCTGCTCTTCGTCTTCGGATGGGCGCTGCCGGAGGCCGGGCGGGTCGCTGCGGAGCGCCTCGTCGGCGTCGTGATGATCGGGCTCGGGCTGGCCGTCTTCTGGCGGCTGGCGCGTCGCGACACCCATCTTCATTTCCACCGCCACGACGGAATCCCGCCCCACGCGCACTGGCACGTGCACGCCGCGCGCTCGCCCCACCCGGGGCCGGAAGCGCATCAGCACGAGCACACGGCCTCGCTGGTCGGGGCGCTGCACGGACTCGCCGGGTCGGCCCCGGTGCTCGCGCTGCTGCCTGCGTCCGCCCGGTCCCCGCTGGCCGGTCTCGCCTATCTCCTGCTCTTCTCGCTGGGGGTGGGGCTCGCGATGGCGCTCGCGAGCGGACTGCTGGGGACGCTCGTCTCGAACCTCGCCCGGCGCCAGCAGCGCCGTGCCCTGCAGGGCCTGCGGGCCGCGAGCGGTGCGGGATCGATCGCGATCGGCGGCTGGCTGGCGTTGGTGGGCTGA
- a CDS encoding acyl--CoA ligase, which produces MSDLPNFDQAIAALTTAEGSPFEIIEGEVDGQTMKVWKNLPSSLREVFATTRLHGDKTFLVYEDETWSFAQTMARVDEIADLLVNRYGVGKGDRVAIAMRNYPEWIFSFAAITSIGGIAVCMNAWWKEDEMAYGLEDSGCKVLLADIERVTTAAPNLDRFGVRAVCVRHDGDLPEGVDRLDEVLKTGAAMPEVEVGPEDDATILYTSGTTGFPKGAVSANRAVLSGMRAFACRALAGGMTQPPKEPSPWDPCFILAVPLFHVTGLVPVMLSCFSNGFKLVIMYKWTPERALELVERERVTQFVGVPTMTIDLLECPDFPNRDTSSLASVGGGGAPAPPEMVGRVDKSFKNARPGLGYGMTETNAYGPQNSGDDYVRKPRSSGRAVPVLQVECFDENMNPVPRGEVGEICFRGPNLIRGYWNKPEATAETIVDGWLRSGDLGRIDDEGFVFVEDRAKDMVLRGGENIYCAEVEAVIYEFETVHEAAVFGMPHDRLGEEVAVAVMPKKGQTIDVDALTDFVASKVAKFKVPTIVEVYDEPLPRNASGKILKRDIRDSLVERRG; this is translated from the coding sequence ATGTCCGACCTTCCGAACTTCGACCAGGCGATCGCCGCCCTCACCACCGCGGAGGGCTCGCCCTTCGAGATCATCGAGGGCGAGGTCGACGGCCAGACGATGAAAGTCTGGAAGAACCTTCCGTCGTCGCTCCGGGAGGTCTTCGCGACGACGCGCCTCCACGGCGACAAGACCTTCCTCGTCTACGAAGACGAGACCTGGAGCTTCGCGCAGACGATGGCGCGGGTGGACGAGATCGCCGACCTCCTCGTGAACCGCTACGGCGTGGGGAAGGGCGACCGCGTCGCGATCGCGATGCGAAACTATCCGGAGTGGATCTTCTCGTTCGCCGCGATCACGAGCATCGGCGGCATCGCCGTCTGCATGAACGCCTGGTGGAAGGAAGACGAGATGGCCTACGGCCTCGAGGACTCCGGCTGCAAGGTGCTCCTCGCGGACATCGAGCGCGTGACGACCGCGGCACCGAACCTCGATCGCTTCGGCGTGCGGGCCGTGTGCGTGCGGCACGACGGCGACCTGCCGGAGGGGGTCGATCGACTGGACGAGGTCCTGAAGACGGGCGCCGCGATGCCCGAGGTCGAGGTCGGGCCCGAGGACGACGCGACGATCCTCTATACGTCGGGGACGACGGGCTTTCCGAAGGGCGCCGTGTCCGCGAACCGCGCGGTGCTCTCGGGGATGCGCGCCTTTGCGTGTCGCGCGCTCGCGGGGGGCATGACGCAGCCGCCGAAGGAGCCGAGCCCCTGGGATCCGTGCTTCATCCTGGCGGTGCCGCTCTTCCACGTGACCGGCCTCGTGCCGGTCATGCTCTCCTGCTTCTCGAACGGGTTCAAGCTCGTGATCATGTACAAGTGGACGCCGGAGCGCGCTCTCGAACTCGTCGAGCGGGAGCGGGTCACGCAGTTCGTCGGCGTTCCGACCATGACGATCGACCTGCTCGAGTGCCCGGACTTTCCGAATCGCGACACCTCGAGCCTCGCGTCGGTCGGCGGCGGCGGGGCGCCGGCACCGCCCGAGATGGTCGGCCGCGTCGACAAGAGCTTCAAGAACGCGCGCCCCGGACTCGGCTACGGCATGACCGAGACGAACGCCTATGGTCCGCAGAACTCCGGCGACGACTACGTCCGCAAGCCGCGCAGCTCGGGGCGTGCCGTTCCGGTCCTCCAGGTGGAGTGCTTCGACGAGAACATGAACCCCGTTCCGCGCGGCGAGGTCGGAGAGATCTGCTTCCGCGGGCCGAATCTGATCCGCGGCTACTGGAACAAGCCCGAGGCGACCGCCGAGACGATCGTCGACGGCTGGCTCAGGAGTGGGGATCTGGGTCGGATCGACGACGAGGGCTTCGTCTTCGTCGAGGATCGCGCCAAGGACATGGTCCTGCGCGGCGGCGAGAACATCTACTGCGCCGAGGTCGAGGCGGTCATCTACGAGTTCGAGACCGTCCACGAGGCGGCGGTCTTCGGCATGCCCCATGACCGCCTGGGCGAGGAGGTCGCGGTCGCGGTCATGCCCAAGAAAGGGCAGACGATCGACGTCGACGCGCTCACGGACTTCGTCGCATCGAAGGTCGCCAAGTTCAAGGTGCCCACGATCGTCGAGGTCTACGACGAGCCGCTTCCGCGCAACGCCTCGGGGAAGATCCTGAAGCGCGACATCCGGGATTCGCTGGTCGAGCGTCGGGGATAG
- a CDS encoding exodeoxyribonuclease III, whose translation MQLATWNINGLRARLDYIKLWLDERGPDVVGFQELKMEDDKFPHEEFEALGYTCVTHGQKSWNGVAILSRLPIEHIESGLPGQEDFGARLIRARVGEGDASVDFTTLYCPNGKNIDHDDFPRKLAWFDALRDWAKRFVAPDAPAILCGDFNIVPTGLDTWDEESFVGSIFHTDEERARLAAVADTGLRDLYREREPDTQAFSWWDYRGGAFHRKHGLRIDFLLGTDAIVSRLRDVEIDRDFRKKKDGLTASDHAPVIATLD comes from the coding sequence GTGCAGCTCGCGACCTGGAACATCAACGGCCTCCGGGCCCGCCTCGACTACATCAAGCTCTGGCTCGACGAGCGCGGGCCCGACGTCGTGGGCTTCCAGGAGCTCAAGATGGAGGACGACAAGTTTCCCCACGAAGAGTTCGAAGCGCTCGGCTACACCTGCGTGACCCACGGCCAGAAGAGCTGGAACGGCGTCGCGATCCTCTCACGGCTCCCGATCGAACACATCGAATCGGGTCTTCCCGGCCAGGAGGACTTCGGCGCGCGGTTGATCCGCGCCCGGGTGGGCGAAGGGGACGCGAGCGTCGACTTCACGACCCTCTACTGCCCGAACGGGAAGAACATCGACCACGACGACTTCCCCCGGAAGCTCGCGTGGTTCGACGCGCTGCGCGACTGGGCGAAGCGCTTCGTCGCGCCGGACGCGCCCGCGATCCTGTGCGGCGACTTCAACATCGTCCCGACCGGACTCGACACCTGGGACGAGGAGAGCTTCGTCGGCTCGATCTTCCATACGGACGAGGAGCGAGCGCGCCTCGCTGCCGTCGCCGACACCGGCCTGCGCGATCTCTATCGCGAACGCGAGCCGGACACCCAGGCCTTCAGCTGGTGGGACTACCGGGGCGGCGCGTTCCACCGCAAGCACGGACTCCGGATCGACTTCCTGCTGGGGACCGACGCGATCGTCTCCCGCCTGCGCGACGTCGAGATCGATCGGGACTTCCGCAAGAAGAAGGACGGCCTGACCGCGTCGGACCATGCGCCGGTGATCGCCACCCTGGACTGA
- the msrA gene encoding peptide-methionine (S)-S-oxide reductase MsrA: MALFGSLGKKLEIPTAAEALPGRDARMPVPPAHYVTGEPLDAPFEGMGRILCAMGCFWGAERKFWEAPGVISTSVGYVNGHTPNPTYEEVCSGRTGHTEALVAIFDPEVTSYEAMLRVFWENHDPTQGMRQGNDVGTQYRSGLYYYDDEQKDLALRSRDAFQAKLSAAGYGEITTEIEAAPEYYFAEDYHQQYLAKNPNGYCGLGGTGVRCPIGVEV, from the coding sequence ATGGCGCTCTTCGGAAGTCTCGGAAAGAAGCTCGAAATCCCCACTGCCGCGGAGGCCCTTCCCGGCCGCGACGCGCGCATGCCCGTCCCCCCGGCCCACTACGTGACCGGGGAGCCCCTGGATGCCCCCTTCGAGGGCATGGGCCGCATCCTTTGCGCCATGGGCTGCTTCTGGGGCGCGGAGCGCAAGTTCTGGGAGGCGCCGGGCGTGATCAGCACGAGCGTCGGCTACGTGAACGGCCACACCCCGAATCCGACCTACGAAGAGGTCTGCAGCGGCCGGACCGGTCACACCGAGGCCCTGGTCGCGATCTTCGACCCCGAGGTCACGAGCTACGAAGCGATGCTGCGCGTGTTCTGGGAGAACCACGATCCGACCCAGGGGATGCGGCAGGGCAACGACGTCGGGACCCAGTACCGCTCCGGCCTCTACTACTACGACGACGAGCAGAAGGACCTGGCGCTCCGCTCCCGCGACGCGTTCCAGGCGAAGCTCTCCGCCGCTGGGTACGGCGAGATCACGACCGAGATCGAGGCCGCCCCGGAATACTATTTCGCCGAGGACTATCACCAGCAGTACCTCGCGAAGAACCCGAACGGCTACTGCGGCCTCGGCGGAACGGGCGTCCGCTGCCCGATCGGCGTCGAAGTCTGA
- a CDS encoding SDR family oxidoreductase, translated as MDLILRENAFLGETHIVTGAAQGIGFAVAQALALHGAQVAMVDLDQGRVDEAATQIQQAAVKPIAVSANVSKEEDVVSAVGRVLEETGQINGVVNVAGITRDTRITKKTYDDFNLVLSVHLGGTFLFTREVANQHWHPLFKANGNEPLDDGVNRFIVNFSSVSARNGNIGQVDYTAAKGAIESVTRTTAREFAGYRVRVNAIAPGPVNTPMLAGVGEQGIEAMKRTTLLGKVAEPSELAATVVGMACPMVSGYTTGQVFAANGGMYMA; from the coding sequence ATGGACCTGATCCTTCGCGAGAACGCGTTCCTCGGAGAGACCCACATCGTCACCGGCGCCGCCCAGGGGATCGGCTTCGCCGTCGCCCAGGCCCTCGCTCTCCACGGAGCGCAGGTCGCCATGGTGGACCTCGACCAGGGCCGCGTCGACGAGGCCGCCACTCAGATCCAGCAGGCCGCCGTCAAGCCGATCGCCGTCTCGGCGAACGTCTCCAAGGAAGAAGACGTGGTTTCCGCGGTGGGCCGGGTGCTCGAAGAGACCGGACAGATCAACGGCGTCGTGAACGTCGCGGGGATCACCCGCGACACGCGCATCACGAAGAAGACCTACGACGATTTCAACCTCGTCCTGTCCGTCCATCTCGGCGGAACCTTCCTCTTCACGCGCGAGGTCGCGAATCAGCACTGGCATCCGCTCTTCAAGGCGAACGGCAACGAGCCCCTCGACGACGGCGTGAATCGCTTCATCGTGAACTTCTCCTCGGTCTCGGCCCGCAACGGCAACATCGGCCAGGTCGACTACACGGCGGCCAAGGGCGCGATCGAGTCGGTGACGCGCACGACCGCACGGGAGTTCGCGGGCTATCGCGTGCGCGTGAACGCGATCGCACCGGGGCCGGTGAACACGCCGATGCTGGCCGGCGTCGGCGAGCAGGGCATCGAGGCGATGAAGCGGACGACGCTGCTCGGCAAGGTCGCGGAGCCGTCCGAGCTCGCCGCTACGGTCGTCGGCATGGCTTGTCCGATGGTCTCCGGATACACGACGGGGCAGGTCTTCGCCGCGAACGGCGGCATGTATATGGCATAG
- a CDS encoding TetR/AcrR family transcriptional regulator — protein MAPEDPNAPVDDVLAQDVEPRETLTGKAATQERILASASELFLTRGYDNTTIAQVAEHAEVSRATVFWHFSDKESLFRECFNRLCEPFRISLARDQSNLPPEKRLQEQVELYQAFIAARRTDVDGFIRWAMEHPNFREWLTRTLLDLHNRFGGALAETISEIVPPGHDPHAIATGILLMLDGGVFLSYFDASARSVEQRRASFQAILELIPRRNPGRY, from the coding sequence TTGGCCCCCGAAGATCCGAACGCCCCCGTCGATGACGTGCTCGCCCAGGACGTCGAACCTCGTGAGACGCTGACCGGCAAGGCGGCGACCCAGGAGCGGATCCTGGCGTCGGCGTCGGAGCTCTTCCTGACCCGCGGCTACGACAACACGACGATCGCGCAGGTCGCGGAGCACGCCGAGGTCTCCCGCGCGACCGTCTTCTGGCATTTCAGCGACAAGGAGTCGCTCTTCCGGGAGTGCTTCAACCGCCTTTGTGAGCCCTTCCGGATCTCCCTCGCGCGGGACCAGTCGAACCTCCCGCCCGAGAAGCGGCTGCAGGAACAGGTCGAGCTCTACCAGGCCTTCATCGCCGCACGCCGTACCGACGTCGATGGCTTCATCCGTTGGGCGATGGAGCACCCGAACTTCCGGGAATGGCTGACCCGCACGCTCCTCGATCTCCACAACCGCTTCGGGGGGGCCCTCGCCGAGACGATCTCCGAGATCGTCCCGCCCGGGCACGATCCTCATGCGATCGCGACGGGCATCCTGCTGATGCTCGACGGCGGCGTCTTCCTCTCCTACTTCGACGCCTCGGCGCGCTCGGTCGAGCAGCGTCGCGCGAGCTTCCAGGCGATCCTCGAGCTGATCCCGCGGCGCAATCCGGGTCGCTACTGA
- a CDS encoding acyl-CoA dehydrogenase family protein gives MSAFMDDAVTLYLQELIDWESYFNWRKGEDGDVDVDRAALQEILETAAAICEEHAPALREGWDEEVQLENDQVIYPKHIKDALDALTEAGLISFGVDEEYGGFGLPSFVANVILQMVSRADAGLMTILGLQAGVAEDIQKFASDELKQQYLPRFASGEVMGAMDLTEPQAGSDLGAIQTRATEENGRYFIDGNKIFITNGGCEIHLVLARDHATFDDSKGTTKGLSLYLVPRTLDSGESNEVHVTRLEDKLGIHGSPTAAITFDRSEGFLVGEAGEGFKAMLSLMNNARLGVAAQGVGIAEAALQEAIQYAKDRVQFGQPIATQPLMKDRLAKMTLELEGSRALLYRACSLVDQNAAIERVMARIADGSTELSNAEQVELQALYERNATRIRLLTPLAKYMGTEAADSISRDAIQIHGGLGFMSESVVGKLHADAIITTIYEGTSEIQVSFALKELAKGALTVVFESLEQELKTFDEPKMKEQADKVLDGMNQILGAAGALLADFNYALMSAQSLAEVVASVIAGAELLKQAQADPRRFDLAASWISRRMNDLESRCKRIKEGSVDRLDRADAIIELKS, from the coding sequence ATGAGCGCATTCATGGACGACGCCGTCACTCTCTATCTTCAGGAGCTGATCGATTGGGAGTCCTACTTCAACTGGCGCAAGGGCGAGGATGGTGACGTCGATGTCGACCGCGCCGCCCTCCAGGAGATCCTCGAGACCGCCGCGGCGATCTGCGAAGAGCACGCGCCGGCGCTCCGCGAGGGTTGGGACGAAGAGGTCCAGCTCGAGAACGATCAGGTCATCTACCCCAAGCACATCAAGGACGCCCTCGACGCGCTGACCGAGGCGGGCCTGATCAGCTTCGGTGTCGACGAGGAGTACGGCGGCTTCGGTCTGCCGTCCTTCGTCGCGAACGTGATCCTCCAGATGGTGTCCCGCGCGGACGCGGGCCTCATGACGATCCTCGGCCTCCAGGCCGGCGTCGCCGAGGACATCCAGAAGTTCGCCTCGGACGAGCTGAAGCAGCAGTACCTCCCGCGCTTCGCCTCGGGCGAGGTGATGGGTGCGATGGACCTGACCGAACCGCAGGCCGGCTCGGACCTCGGCGCGATCCAGACTCGCGCGACCGAGGAGAACGGCCGCTACTTCATCGACGGCAACAAGATCTTCATCACGAACGGCGGCTGCGAGATCCACCTCGTGCTCGCCCGCGACCACGCGACGTTCGACGACAGCAAGGGCACGACCAAGGGCCTCTCCCTCTACCTCGTGCCGCGTACGCTGGACTCCGGTGAGAGCAACGAGGTCCACGTGACGCGCCTCGAAGACAAGCTCGGCATCCACGGATCGCCGACGGCGGCGATCACCTTCGACCGCTCCGAGGGCTTCCTCGTCGGCGAGGCCGGCGAAGGCTTCAAGGCGATGCTCTCGCTGATGAACAACGCTCGCCTCGGCGTCGCGGCGCAGGGTGTCGGGATCGCGGAAGCGGCCCTCCAGGAAGCGATCCAGTACGCCAAGGACCGCGTCCAGTTCGGCCAGCCGATCGCGACCCAGCCGCTCATGAAGGACCGCCTGGCGAAGATGACCCTCGAGCTCGAGGGCAGCCGCGCGCTCCTCTATCGGGCGTGCTCGCTGGTCGACCAGAACGCCGCGATCGAGCGGGTCATGGCGCGGATTGCCGACGGTTCTACGGAGCTCTCGAACGCCGAGCAGGTCGAGCTGCAGGCGCTCTACGAGCGCAACGCGACGCGCATCCGTCTCCTCACGCCGCTCGCCAAGTACATGGGCACCGAGGCAGCAGACTCGATCAGCCGCGACGCGATCCAGATCCACGGTGGCCTGGGATTCATGTCCGAGTCCGTCGTCGGCAAGCTCCACGCCGACGCGATCATCACGACGATCTACGAAGGTACGTCGGAGATCCAGGTCTCCTTCGCGCTCAAGGAGCTCGCCAAGGGTGCGCTCACGGTCGTGTTCGAGTCCCTCGAGCAGGAGCTCAAGACCTTCGACGAGCCGAAGATGAAGGAGCAGGCCGACAAGGTCCTCGACGGAATGAACCAGATCCTGGGCGCCGCCGGAGCGCTCCTCGCCGACTTCAACTACGCGCTGATGTCTGCGCAGTCCCTCGCCGAGGTGGTCGCGAGCGTGATCGCTGGCGCCGAGCTGCTCAAGCAGGCGCAGGCGGACCCGCGCCGCTTCGACCTGGCCGCGAGCTGGATCAGCCGCCGGATGAACGACCTCGAGAGCCGCTGCAAGCGGATCAAGGAAGGCTCGGTCGACCGGCTCGATCGCGCGGACGCGATCATCGAGCTGAAGAGCTAG
- a CDS encoding NAD(P)-binding domain-containing protein, protein MRATLTVMGGLPDQAGQSFDVGPETTTLGRGLACDVQLADQSISRLHAELVWEGETLVLVHKSQVNRTLVNGVQITDRLTLAGGEEIQLADRVVLRLRIERVEEAPSEPASPTAEVDETRDGSVEPPAAPVEAPPEPVAPSPREEPPAPAAAEPAAPSESEPEPVAPPPLPEPVAPEPPRAPEPEPVAPPPPEPPQPPSAAPMVQAEPTEGPEVTSALLLRPVSADEPPPDPSSVKLAIIGAGPAGIAAGVRAAERGVEHALYERSVLADTIVKYQKGKFVMAEPPQLPLQADLKMIFEEAVREQVLEWWETAVRDAGTNLVEATEILSIEGEKGAFRISVRGPNGAETVDATHVVLSIGVQGDLRKFGVPGDDQPWVTYQLDDPKAYEDKRVIVVGVGDAGIENAIALAENGNEVTIVNRRDEIDRAKPMNKAAIEARIKSGEIAYLTNASADRFESDSAIFKTKDGEEVTVPCDLVIGRLGATPPRAFLETTGISFPSADKEAIPDVSDKYESNIPGIYMVGALVGYPLIKNCMNQGFEVVEHILGADVKPADEPVLMQKFREVGGAVSENLDRIQDTIQTLAPLTSVQLRQLIFESNVRIVPPGTVVYQRADFDNTFFSIIEGEVELAYLDNSDPTIPEDLRAEHRARRGAGQFFGEDGLISGRRRGETVTTTARCILIETPRNSMTKLTRSVEDVKRVIDASYVNSALATLFPSLDESSRKRLAYSAETLLHRAGETIFAEGEDCDGLHLIRRGTADIYKKHEGVEEQIDSLRAGSTLGEIGVLHPDRGRSATSKAGVDCETVLFPNEVILPLVEQYREVREYLERKEQEFIIADARRQHGRGTMMWLQKAGGKEATDLLMIDETLCVRCDNCEKACAETHGGVSRLNREAGATYMTSAGSALHLPTACQHCENPKCMTDCPPDALNRDPNGEVWINDETCIGCGNCEAYCPYDVIKMAKIDDDPGPGLLMRLLFPRRATKKADAPKPEEGGAAAIKKAVKCDLCRELPAKKSGAPRAACVASCPTGAIVRIDPGEYVDEIYERQG, encoded by the coding sequence ATGCGCGCCACGTTGACCGTCATGGGCGGTCTGCCCGACCAGGCCGGGCAGTCGTTCGACGTCGGTCCGGAGACCACGACGCTCGGGCGGGGTCTCGCGTGCGACGTGCAGCTGGCGGACCAGAGCATCTCCCGGCTCCACGCCGAGCTCGTCTGGGAGGGCGAGACCCTCGTCCTGGTGCACAAGAGCCAGGTGAACCGCACCCTGGTGAACGGCGTGCAGATCACCGATCGCCTCACGCTCGCCGGCGGCGAAGAGATCCAGCTCGCCGACCGCGTCGTCCTTCGGCTGCGGATCGAGCGGGTCGAGGAGGCGCCGAGCGAGCCGGCATCCCCGACCGCGGAGGTCGACGAGACCCGGGACGGTTCGGTCGAGCCGCCCGCCGCGCCCGTCGAAGCGCCGCCGGAGCCGGTCGCCCCGTCGCCGCGCGAAGAGCCGCCGGCACCCGCTGCCGCAGAGCCTGCGGCGCCATCGGAGTCGGAACCGGAGCCGGTCGCTCCGCCGCCCCTGCCCGAACCCGTCGCCCCTGAACCGCCGCGAGCACCGGAGCCCGAGCCGGTTGCGCCTCCCCCTCCGGAGCCGCCGCAGCCGCCGTCTGCGGCACCGATGGTGCAGGCCGAGCCTACGGAAGGGCCCGAGGTCACCAGCGCCCTTCTCCTCCGTCCGGTCTCTGCCGACGAACCGCCGCCGGATCCGTCGAGCGTGAAGCTCGCGATCATCGGGGCGGGCCCCGCCGGCATCGCGGCGGGCGTACGCGCTGCCGAGCGCGGCGTCGAGCATGCCCTCTACGAGCGGTCGGTCCTCGCCGACACGATCGTGAAGTACCAGAAGGGCAAGTTCGTGATGGCCGAGCCGCCGCAGCTCCCGCTGCAGGCGGACCTCAAGATGATCTTCGAGGAGGCGGTTCGCGAGCAGGTCCTCGAGTGGTGGGAGACCGCCGTCCGCGATGCCGGGACGAACCTGGTCGAAGCGACCGAGATCCTCTCGATCGAAGGCGAGAAGGGCGCTTTCCGGATCTCGGTGCGCGGCCCGAACGGCGCCGAGACGGTCGACGCGACCCACGTCGTCCTGTCGATCGGCGTGCAGGGCGACCTGCGCAAGTTCGGTGTGCCCGGCGACGACCAGCCCTGGGTGACGTACCAGCTCGACGATCCGAAGGCCTATGAAGACAAGCGCGTGATCGTCGTCGGTGTCGGTGATGCAGGGATCGAGAACGCGATCGCCCTCGCGGAGAACGGCAACGAAGTCACGATCGTGAATCGTCGGGACGAGATCGATCGCGCGAAGCCGATGAACAAGGCGGCGATCGAGGCGAGAATCAAGTCGGGCGAGATCGCCTACCTGACGAACGCGAGCGCCGATCGCTTCGAGAGCGATTCCGCCATCTTCAAGACGAAGGACGGCGAAGAGGTCACCGTTCCCTGCGATCTCGTGATCGGTCGTCTCGGCGCGACGCCGCCACGCGCGTTCCTCGAGACGACGGGGATCTCCTTCCCGAGCGCCGACAAGGAGGCGATTCCGGACGTCTCCGACAAGTACGAGTCGAACATCCCCGGCATCTACATGGTGGGGGCGCTGGTCGGCTATCCGCTGATCAAGAACTGCATGAACCAGGGCTTCGAGGTCGTCGAGCACATCCTCGGGGCCGACGTGAAGCCGGCGGACGAGCCCGTCCTCATGCAGAAATTCCGGGAGGTCGGCGGGGCCGTCAGCGAGAACCTCGACCGGATCCAGGACACGATCCAGACTCTGGCGCCGCTCACGTCGGTCCAGCTCCGCCAGCTGATCTTCGAGTCGAACGTGCGGATCGTGCCGCCCGGGACCGTCGTCTACCAGCGAGCGGACTTCGACAATACGTTCTTCTCGATCATCGAGGGCGAGGTCGAGCTCGCCTATCTCGACAACTCCGATCCGACGATCCCCGAGGACCTTCGCGCCGAGCATCGTGCGCGGCGAGGGGCAGGACAGTTCTTCGGCGAGGATGGCTTGATCTCGGGCCGACGTCGCGGCGAGACCGTGACGACGACGGCGCGATGCATCCTGATCGAGACGCCGCGCAACTCGATGACCAAGCTCACGCGTTCGGTCGAAGACGTGAAGCGGGTGATCGACGCGTCCTACGTGAACTCCGCGCTCGCGACGCTGTTCCCGAGTCTCGACGAGAGCTCGCGAAAGCGACTCGCGTACAGCGCGGAGACGCTCCTCCATCGCGCGGGCGAGACGATCTTCGCCGAAGGCGAAGACTGCGACGGCCTCCACCTGATCCGACGCGGGACCGCGGACATCTACAAGAAGCACGAGGGCGTCGAGGAACAGATCGACTCCCTGCGCGCCGGGTCGACGCTCGGCGAGATCGGCGTGCTCCATCCCGATCGCGGTCGCTCGGCGACGTCGAAGGCCGGGGTCGACTGCGAGACGGTGCTCTTTCCGAACGAAGTGATCCTGCCCCTGGTCGAGCAGTACCGGGAGGTCCGCGAGTACCTCGAGCGGAAGGAGCAGGAGTTCATCATCGCCGACGCGCGCCGGCAGCACGGTCGCGGCACGATGATGTGGCTGCAGAAGGCGGGCGGGAAGGAAGCGACCGACCTGCTCATGATCGACGAGACGCTCTGCGTCCGGTGCGACAACTGCGAGAAGGCCTGCGCGGAGACGCACGGCGGCGTGTCCCGTCTGAATCGCGAAGCCGGAGCGACCTACATGACGAGCGCGGGCAGCGCGCTCCACCTCCCGACCGCCTGCCAGCATTGCGAGAATCCGAAGTGCATGACCGACTGCCCTCCGGACGCCCTCAATCGCGATCCCAACGGCGAGGTCTGGATCAACGACGAGACCTGCATCGGCTGCGGCAACTGCGAGGCGTACTGCCCCTACGACGTGATCAAGATGGCGAAGATCGACGACGACCCGGGCCCGGGCCTGCTCATGCGTCTTCTCTTCCCCCGGCGCGCGACGAAGAAGGCCGATGCGCCCAAGCCGGAGGAGGGCGGGGCGGCCGCGATCAAGAAGGCCGTGAAGTGTGATCTCTGCCGCGAGCTGCCGGCCAAGAAGAGCGGGGCGCCGCGTGCGGCCTGCGTCGCCTCCTGTCCGACGGGCGCCATCGTTCGCATCGATCCCGGCGAGTACGTCGACGAGATCTACGAAAGGCAGGGCTAA